Proteins encoded within one genomic window of Episyrphus balteatus chromosome 1, idEpiBalt1.1, whole genome shotgun sequence:
- the LOC129921415 gene encoding muscle-specific protein 20: MSLERAVRAKIAGKRNPEMDKEAQTWIEAILGAKFPPGESYEDVLKDGQVLCTLINKLSPNAVPKINSSGGQFKMMENINNFQKAIKEWGVPDIDVFQTVDLWEKKDIATVTNTIFALGRAAYKHPEFQGPCLGPKPADECKRDFTEEQLKAGQTIVGLQAGSNKGATQAGQNLGAGRKILLGK; this comes from the exons ATGTCTCTAGAACGTGCCGTTCGTGCTaag atcGCTGGAAAGCGCAACCCAGAAATGGACAAAGAGGCCCAAACATGGATTGAAGCTATCTTGGGTGCCAAATTCCCCCCAGGCGAGAGCTACGAGGATGTCTTGAAAGACGGTCAAGTCCTCTGCACCTTGATCAACAAACTTTCACCAAACGCTGTCCCTAAGATCAACAGCAGCGGTGGCCAATTCAAAATGATGGAAAACATCAACAACTTCCAAAAGGCCATCAAGGAATGGGGTGTTCCAGATATCGATGTCTTCCAAACCGTCGACTTGTGGGAAAAGAAGGATATCGCTACCGTTACCAACACCATTTTTGCTCTTGGTCGTGCT gctTACAAGCACCCAGAATTCCAAGGACCATGCTTGGGACCTAAGCCAGCTGATGAATGCAAACGTGATTTCACCGAAGAACAATTGAAGGCCGGTCAAACCATTGTCGGTCTTCAAGCTGGTTCCAACAAAGGTGCCACCCAAGCCGGACAGAATCTTGGTGCTGGCCGCAAAATCTTGCTCGGCAAGTAA
- the LOC129911736 gene encoding coiled-coil domain-containing protein 96-like, with translation MDEESECDWTPPLEIDIVESELFEIPSGLPSLEDFINSELEKEEVTKAEVDETDETLLETHKEYELTTEGGGFETGSIAVDHDEEDEEAQTAAADNIQSEDDYELPQVEVKKPKVKTKKHTVDTFGMDSVKLDFDNIKTKAKKEADANLRLHLIDSTNNLIDNLIGEVVEICEYEDPDDILRARLDKNKVCDELDDKMYELDIEQKMRFFLNRKAVEYFRRKKATRPLIDDSPESKMSLIRKYHESLMMVNKYKGLEDSTKGLLETKIAELKEELKELEINSKGKSREFVDIVKNTLGASNSEKMETLIDSFTKRIKNMQEEISKVRFVLIQRQHSMAVLQERARKLDDLGNGLHMVDFEHLQTETQALGKKIEERNNELNRLHTRCNADIHTLAHIREKQQMMRNTISAQQEAFEELIEEKQSCREYLNDLKIERGAIRRELKKISFQNGLLDKPELLLDYDVTEEKVNDLKERIALIKAEQLNVDEKLKQITKILRR, from the exons atggaCGAAGAAAGCGAATGTGATTGGACTCCACCTTTAGAAATTGATATAGTTGAATCAGAACTTTTTGAAATACCTTCAGGGTTGCCATCTCTTGAAGACTTTATTAACAGCGAACTTGAAAAAGAAGAAGTTACAAAAGCTGAAGTTGACGAAACAGATGAAACTCTCTTGGAAACTCATAAAGAATATGAATTAACAACTGAAGGAGGTGGTTTCGAAACCGGCTCAATTGCTGTGGATCATGATGAAGAAGATGAAGAAGCTCAAACAGCTGCAGCTGACAATATCCAATCGGAAGATGATTATGAACTTCCTCAAGTTGAAgttaaaaaaccaaaagttaaaaccaaaaaacacaCAGTTGACACCTTTGGAATGGATTCTGTAAAATTAGATTTTGACAATATTAAGACAAAGGCAAAAAAAGAAGCCGATGCTAATCTACGATTGCATTTGATTGATAgtacaaataatttaattgacaaTCTTATCGGTGAAGTGGTAGAAATTTGTGAATATGAAGATCCTGATGATATTCTTCGAGCTCGAttagataaaaataaagtttgtgATGAATTAGATGATAAAATGTATGAACTTGATATAGAACAAAAAATGAGAttctttttaaatcgaaaagcTGTTGAATATTTTCGACGAAAAAAAGCAACTCGACCATTAATTGATGATAGTCCAGAAAGTAAAATGAGTCTAATTAGGAAATATCATGAAAGTTTGATGAtggtaaataaatataaaggtCTTGAGGATTCGACAAAAGGTCTGCTAGAAACAAAAATTGCTGAGCTGAAAGAGGAATTGAAAGAATTGGAGATAAACTCGAAAGGGAAATCAAGGGAATTTGTGGATATTGTCAAAAATACTTTAGGTGCTAGTAACTCCGAAAAAATGGAGACA TTAATTGATAGTTTTACAAAAAGGATCAAAAACATGCAAGAAGAGATTTCGAAAGTTAGATTTGTTCTTATTCAAAGACAACATTCGATGGCTGTTTTACAAGAG agAGCCAGAAAACTTGATGATCTTGGAAACGGTCTGCATATGGTGGATTTTGAACACCTTCAAACTGAAACTCAAGCTcttggtaaaaaaatcgaag AAAGAAACAACGAACTCAACCGACTTCATACTCGTTGCAATGCTGACATACACACCCTAGCTCATATTCGTGAAAAACAACAAATGATGCGTAATACGATTTCAGCTCAGCAAGAAGCCTTCGAAGAACTAATCGAGGAAAAACAAAGTTGTCGAGAATATTTGAATGACTTGAAAATTGAACGAGGCGCCATTCGaagagaattgaaaaaaatcagttttcaaAATGGACTTCTTGATAAACCGGAACTTCTTCTCGATTATGATGTTACTGAAGAAAAAGTTAATGATCTTAAAGAAAGGATAgctttaattaaagctgaacaaCTGAATgttgatgaaaaattaaaacaaattacaaaaatcctTCGACGTTAA